AACCATTGACAAAAGAATTCCCAATACTTCTCGTCGTTTTAAAACTTCACCAAGGAATACAACTCCAAGTATAACATTATACAACACTGTTGTTTTGATGAGAATTGCCGCAGGTCCAAGGTCAGTTTGTTTTAAAGCATAATAATACAACAAAATTCCCAGTGCATTGGAGATAGTTCCTATGAGTAATATGGTTCCGTCTCTTCGGATTGTCAGGAGAACTTTATTCCTACGTTTCGATGAAGTGAAAAAATAAGGTGTAACAACCAAAAAAGCAAAACCAACACCAAAGAAGGCGGCGATTTCGGGTGATAAATTGTATTTACGAAATATTTCTTTGAAACCGATGACTTCAAACGCAAAGAACACACCTGTTAAAAATACAAAAAAGTAACCTTTTTTTTCGTTACCAGTCAATGGATTGTTTTCCTATCGATCGTAAATAATCGTTTGTTTTTGAAAAATGGCGGTTCCCCAAAAAACCTCTGTAAGCTGATAATGGAGAAGGGTGAGCCGATTTTAGCACCAAGTGTTTGTTTGGTGGAATTAGAATTTCTTTTTTCTGTGCAAATGCTCCCCATAACAAAAAAACTAAATTCGATTTTTTTTCTGCTAAAATGCGAATCACTGCATCTGTAAATACTTCCCATCCTTTGTTTTGGTGGGAACCGGCCTTGTCTTTTTCGACTGTAAGAGTTGCGTTGAGTAAAAACACTCCTTGTTTAGCAAGGTATGTTAAATCACCTGATTTTGGGATTGGTTTTTGGATATCATCTTGGATTTCTTTGAAAATGTTTTGTAAGGATGGGGGGAGCGTTATGCCCTCTTTGACAGAAAAACAAAGTCCATGTGCTTGCCCTGGCCCATGGTAAGGGTCTTGGCCTAGAATCACAACTTGGACCTCATCAAAAGGACACAAATCAAAGGCTTGGAAAATTAGTTTGGCAGGAGGGTAAACCGTTGTGGAATTGTATCTTTCCCTGACCCATTCGCGTAGTTCAGTAAAATAGGGTTTTTGAAATTCTTCACTTAGAACTTCTTTCCAACTTGATTCAATTTGAATGTCTTTCAGATTTTTCCTCCGAATGAAAGAATAACACGCGTAAATCGATCCCACCATGTGTGACATGAATTGTTTTTTTAGAAAAATTGCGAAGTTCTTTTATACATTCACTCCATTTTTCTTCTGTTGGACATAAAATATATCCAATGAGGGAAATTTGATTTTGGAATGTTTTGTTCAATTCGTCTATACGTTTCCCGATCTTTGAGTATAACTTTTCTTCAGGTCCAATCCTTTCGTTTTTTCGATACCCATACGGTGGGTTTAATGGTAAAAAATAGTAGGAAGAGGCTTCATTCCCTTCCGGAAAAACGGGGAAGGTTTTTAAAAAATCAGATATTGAATGGTCAATGGTTCCAAGATGGACCCATTTCTTCCACTGGTCCATTTCCTTTTCCCAATATGACTCAAGGGCTGGATCTGTATCTTGGATAATCATTGGTGTAAGATTTGTAATCGATGGGAGAGATTCTCTTTTTTTTAAAAAATGGTCATACGATTTGGGTGGGAACAAATTTAATTTTTTCCATATAAACTCTCTTGGGAGGGATAAAAAAGGAATTTTTTCCTCGGCTAATCTCCATTCGGTGGCGAATGTCATGGTTCCCACAAAAGGAATGTAAACTAACTTAACATCTGTTTTAGGTATGGAAAAAATTTGAAAACATTCTTCAGTTATGATATGTGCTAAGTCTTCAGGAACTGGTGCACTTGTTGGAAAGTTTGCTTTGATCCCTCGTTTATATCCTGGTTCACCGAGTACAGAGAGTGTAACGGTTACTTCTTCTTCAAAAAAACTGATGTGTAAGTTTTCTTTGACCTCATAAAATTTTGTCTCAGGATCAGAAAACAGAGGTTTTGCGATTGATACTGCTTCTGTTAGTATTCGATCCCACTCTCCCTCTCTTTTATCTGCTGACATATCCCAATCATTGGTTCGTGCAATCACTAAGCGAAGGTCTCTAATGAAGTAACCATAAAATAAAAGATAAGTGATTTGGTGGGGATTGGTGTTTTCAATTTTGATTTTTTCTGAAAAAACACGAACATTGGCTTCTGGTTGGTTCGGGAGAGGGACATTGTTTAAGATTTCTCTCACTTTTTCTCCCACCCAAGTGGATGTCCCTGGAGAGAAATACAATTCCCAAGTTAATAGGGTTCCCAATTGTGGTTTTCTGATTTTAAATTTCCAGTTCATCTTTTCCTTGCTATCCCAATTTCCCGGGAAAGATTGACCTTACATGTCTAGGATCTTCACTCCAGAAGTGTTTTTGGTGATTGCCGCCATTCTTTGGGGTGGAACGTTTGTGGTCATCAAACTTGCGTTGGATTCAGTTCCACCTTTTTTGTTTTTAGCAGTTCGGTTTACCCTCGCCGGCACCATCACCCTCTTATTATATCGAAAAACCTTATTTTCTAAAGCCAATCGTCGCCTGGATTATATTTTCCCTGCATTTTTTGTCGCTTGTTCAGCACTCCTTGGTTATGCCTTTCAAACAATTGGTCTTGTTTACACTTCCGCAACTCAATCAGGTTTTATGACTGGTGCTTATGTTATTTTTGTACCGGTATTACAAATTATAATCGAAAAAAAACTTCCTTCCTTACGAACCTGGATTGCTGTTATCATTGTGGTGATCGGACTGTTTTGTATTTCACAAAATGGGAAATCGTATGAAGAAATTCAAACCAACATGGGATTTGGACTTGGGGATGGACTCACATTAATTGGAGCATTTTTCTTTGCAGTTTACATCATCCTAATTGATATATATAGCAAAAGAATTCCTTCTCAGATTTTGGTTTCCTTCGAAATTTTACTTATAGCAATCGTATCCACTCTACTTTTCCCTGTGGAATCAATTTTCCTAAAACAAACCGTTCACATTCAATTTGATTTAAAATTTTGGATTGGGATCATTTATACATCTGTATTTGCAACCATATTCACCACGCAGATCCAAACTAGATACCAGAAGGCTGTTTCCCCGGCGAGGGCAGGTTTGTTATACAGTTTGGAACCTGTATTTTCTTTCTTTCTCGCTTATCTTGTGTTAGGCGAGAGGCTTGGACCTATTGGTGCAATAGGATCATTTTTAACTTTGTTTGGAATTTTGTTTTCTGAGATGGGGAAGTGGAACAAACGAGAAGAGTAATATTTTGAAATGATCCCAAATACTGAGCTCTTCTTCGTTTTCCCTTGTAGTTTTTAAATAATTTGGTGTTCCTTTAATGCATGGTATAAAATACCAATTGTCACTTTTAGAATTGATAAAACTGGAATGGCGAGTAACATTCCAAAAATTCCAAAAAAGTTTCCACCAACAGCAATTCCAATGAGGATTGCAAGTGGGTGTAAAGAAACTGCATTTGCAATCACAACAGGTTGGACAATCGCATTGTCAACAAGTTGAGCCACAATCACCACAGAAGCAATCGATCCTATAGAAGGAGACATTTCTGGAAACAATATTGCAAACAAAATAGGTGGGATGGCGCCAACTAACGGACCTAAGTATGGAATCGAGTTTGCTACGCCTAAAAATACTCCAAATAATACGAAGAATTTGACACCTACAAAATAGAATCCAATCGAAGAGACTAGAGCCATGATCCCACATTGGATCACAAGGCTTTTTAAATAACTAGTGATCTGTTGGTTCATTCGGTAGAATACCATTAGGAACATTTCAAAAAAACGATTGGGTATAAAACTAATCATAGTTTTGTAGATTAGGTTTGCATCGAGTAACAAAAAGAAACTGATGATCGGAATGATGATCATCCAACTGATAAAAGTTGGAATCATTACTACAATTCCACGTAAAAATTCTTCTAAATTGTTAGTCGCTAGTTTTGCAATCTCTTCTGGATTGATGATTTTTTTCCAAAGTTCTGGGTTTTTGGAAACCACTGGGAGTTTTGTAAAATCTAAAAGTTGAAAGTTGGGGTCGTCCATCTTAATAGACCATTCAGAAACAATGGGTTGTGCTTTTTCGAAAAGATTTGGTAGGTAAAATGCTAAAAACCAATACGCACCAATAATCAAAACAGAAAAAATAATGATGATGGTAAACGCCCTGTGAATTCCTCTCGATTCAAAGTAATCAACAACACCATGAAAAATATAAAAATGGATTCCAGAAATGAGGAGTGGAATTGCTAAAAATTTCACACCGACAATTCCAATCAGTATTGTTAACGCAATGAGTCCAAAAAAAGCAGATCGTAAAACTATTGAAGAGATACTATTTTCTTTGAAGTTCATTTTGTTTTATTCTTTTTACTTTTAAAGTAAGCAGCTTCTAATGTATCATTTGTTTTACGAAGCCTGTCGGCGATGATCGATGCAAAACTAAGAAGTAAATCATTCCCGACTCTCGGTTTTGTTTCTAATAATGTTTTGAGTTCTGGTTGGAAAAAACCAAGTAAAATAGAATCAATAAGTGCAACAGCTGTGGCAGATCTAGGAAAATCTTGGAAAAGAGCAAGTTCACCAAAAAAGGCACCTTTCTCAAGTTCGGCGAGTTTTAATGTGACACCTTCTCTTTCTGAAAAAATTTCAACCTTGCCTTGTAGAATTAGATAAACTCCTGTACCCGCTTGCCCTTGGTAAAAAATGGTTTCACCAGCATAATACTTACGTTTATGGATGAGCCTTGCCACTTCACGAAGTGTCCTTCGTGACATTCCTTCAAAGATTGCAGTTTCACGTAAAAAATGCGAAATTTCCGTAATGGGATTGTCATCGCGTTTGAGAATGGATTTCCAAAGGGGAAGTTGCATATTGCCTCTCCTATATAAATCGGATAGACGAGGTCTGGAATTGATAAAACTTGCACTTATGGGACAAGCTTTTTATGTAACTGGAACCGGAACGGATGTAGGCAAAACGTTTTTTTCCTCACTCTTTATGGCAAAATATGCAGAAAAGTTCGGATTTCGGTATTGGAAACCCATTCAAACTGGAACCATCAGTGCCGACGATACTACCTTTGTCCAAAATACGACTCATCTGCCAGATTCCTATTTTCTCAAACCAGAATTTGTTTTCAAAACTCCAGCAAGTCCACATTACGCGGCAAAATTAGAGGGACAGTCTATTGACCCAAAATTCCTTTTATCTTCTCTTTCCAAAGAAAGGAAAAACAATACCCTCATAGAAGGGGCGGGGGGAGTGTTTGTTCCCATCACAGAAAATTACCTAACCGTTCGGGTTATCCAAGAATCCAATTTGGGAGTAGTGGTCGTAGGTTCTACAGAACTAGGAACCATAAATCATACACTTATGACATTGGAAGTGTTAACTTCACGTTTTATTCCTGTGTTTGGATTTTATTTGGTTGGTCCAAAAAATGAACTCCAAGAAGATAATGCTTCCATTATACAAAAATTAGGTGGTGCATCATTGTTAGGGATCACTAACTTCCCTGAACAAAAATTAACATCAGATGCGTTTAATTTGTTTGCAAACGAAAATTTTGACCCAGATCGTAATGTGATTGATGTTGTATTAAACGAAGAAGATGACATATAATCCAGTCACTACGAGTACTTGGGTTCCTCTGACAATCCAAGATGATTCAGAAAACTTATTAAAAATTGTTTCTGCAGAGAAAGAATTTGTAACGGATGAGGATGGAAATGTTTGGATCGATGCCATCTCCAGTTGGTGGACGATGATTTATGGGCATAGGCATCCAAAACTAATCGCTGCTTTACAAAATCAATTACAATCCTTAGACCATGTAATGCTTGCAGGGAACATTCATGAAAGTGCAGAAAATTTATCCAAAGTTTTATTAGAACTCACTCATTTACATTTTAAAAAAGTGTTTTATTCAGATAACGGATCCAATGCGATTGAAATTGCATTAAAACTAGCGATCCAGTATTACCAAAACCATCCAGATTTCAAACCTCGATCGGAGTTTATCGTTTTTTCCAATTCTTATCATGGAGATAGCATTGGAGCTATGAATGTATCGGGAAAAAATTACTTCAATCGAATTTTTTCGGAGTTACGATTCCCAACAAAAGAGTTTCCAGCACCTAATTGTATGAATTGTCCATGGGGGAAACATCCTACAAGTTGTGATACTGAATGTCTTTCGGATCTAACACTTTCCATCAAACAAAATGAATATGCGGGAATTGTGATTGAACCCTTGGTTTTTGGTGCCAATGGAATGTTGTTTTATGATAAAAAAGTATTAATCAAACTTAGAGAATTAGCATCGAGTACGAACACGTTACTCATCTTTGACGAAGTGTTTACGGGAATGGGAAAATTGGGAGAACCTTTTGCCTACCAAAAAGCAGGAGTTATTCCGGATTTGCTTGTTTTAGCCAAAGGACTTACTGGAGGAATGTTACCACTCGCAGCAACCCTCGTTCCAAATTTTATTTATGAATTATTCCTTTCCAAAGATCCCTATAAGGCATTTTTTCATGCCCATACCATGACTGGGAATGCACTTGCATGTAGCGTAGGTTATGCGTCAATATCAATGTTACAAGAATTTGGTTTAACACAAGTAAAGGAATTAGAAATAAAATTAAGAAACCATGCTGAAACCTTCCAAAAAAAAATGGGGACTATGGTTGAAAATGTACGAGTGATGGGTGGGATTTTTGCCTTTGAATGGAAAGAAAACGTTGCCAACGATGAATATTTAAATCCAGTTGGAAAACAGATCCGTAACTCACTTCGGAAATTTCACATTTTAATTAGGCCACTGGGACGCACCATTTACATCACTCCGCCCTATACCATTTCCGATGTTTCTCTCGAAAAAATATTTATGGCGCTTGGATCGACACTTCTTGGATTATTAGAACCAGAAAAAGACTAAATCCATCAGTCCATTTTCTTCGTTTACAGAGTCACCCACACAATAGATTTTGTTTTCATGATCGCAAGTATCCAAGAAAAAACGACCTCTTCCTCTCCTTCCACCATCACTGAGGAAGAAGCCCTCCAAATTTTAAAGGGAGAGGTTCCATTTTTGCCCATTGTAGCAAAAGCTTCGGAAGAACGATTCCGGTATTTTGGTAATAAAGTTCGCATACATATATTAGATAACATCAAAAACGGATATTGCCCAGAAGATTGTGGTTATTGTGCCCAAAGGAAGGGAGGGGAATCAGGGATCCAAGAGTATTCCTTAAAATCTCCAGAAGAAATTTGGGAAGATGCCAAAAAGGCAAAAGAAAACGGTGCCTACCGTTTTTGTATGGTTACCTCTGGGCGAGGTCCAACTGACAAAGCGGTCGACAAATTAGCAGAAACCATCTCCAAAATCAATGGAGAACTAGGAATGAAGGTTTGTTTATCTGCTGGTATCCTCGATGCCAAAAAAGCAAAGGCACTCAAGGACGCAGGCCTTGATCGTTACAATCATAACCTCAATA
The sequence above is a segment of the Leptospira sp. WS39.C2 genome. Coding sequences within it:
- the bioA gene encoding adenosylmethionine--8-amino-7-oxononanoate transaminase; this encodes MTYNPVTTSTWVPLTIQDDSENLLKIVSAEKEFVTDEDGNVWIDAISSWWTMIYGHRHPKLIAALQNQLQSLDHVMLAGNIHESAENLSKVLLELTHLHFKKVFYSDNGSNAIEIALKLAIQYYQNHPDFKPRSEFIVFSNSYHGDSIGAMNVSGKNYFNRIFSELRFPTKEFPAPNCMNCPWGKHPTSCDTECLSDLTLSIKQNEYAGIVIEPLVFGANGMLFYDKKVLIKLRELASSTNTLLIFDEVFTGMGKLGEPFAYQKAGVIPDLLVLAKGLTGGMLPLAATLVPNFIYELFLSKDPYKAFFHAHTMTGNALACSVGYASISMLQEFGLTQVKELEIKLRNHAETFQKKMGTMVENVRVMGGIFAFEWKENVANDEYLNPVGKQIRNSLRKFHILIRPLGRTIYITPPYTISDVSLEKIFMALGSTLLGLLEPEKD
- a CDS encoding cyclic nucleotide-binding domain-containing protein, which translates into the protein MQLPLWKSILKRDDNPITEISHFLRETAIFEGMSRRTLREVARLIHKRKYYAGETIFYQGQAGTGVYLILQGKVEIFSEREGVTLKLAELEKGAFFGELALFQDFPRSATAVALIDSILLGFFQPELKTLLETKPRVGNDLLLSFASIIADRLRKTNDTLEAAYFKSKKNKTK
- the bioD gene encoding dethiobiotin synthase, translated to MGQAFYVTGTGTDVGKTFFSSLFMAKYAEKFGFRYWKPIQTGTISADDTTFVQNTTHLPDSYFLKPEFVFKTPASPHYAAKLEGQSIDPKFLLSSLSKERKNNTLIEGAGGVFVPITENYLTVRVIQESNLGVVVVGSTELGTINHTLMTLEVLTSRFIPVFGFYLVGPKNELQEDNASIIQKLGGASLLGITNFPEQKLTSDAFNLFANENFDPDRNVIDVVLNEEDDI
- a CDS encoding DMT family transporter; translation: MSRIFTPEVFLVIAAILWGGTFVVIKLALDSVPPFLFLAVRFTLAGTITLLLYRKTLFSKANRRLDYIFPAFFVACSALLGYAFQTIGLVYTSATQSGFMTGAYVIFVPVLQIIIEKKLPSLRTWIAVIIVVIGLFCISQNGKSYEEIQTNMGFGLGDGLTLIGAFFFAVYIILIDIYSKRIPSQILVSFEILLIAIVSTLLFPVESIFLKQTVHIQFDLKFWIGIIYTSVFATIFTTQIQTRYQKAVSPARAGLLYSLEPVFSFFLAYLVLGERLGPIGAIGSFLTLFGILFSEMGKWNKREE
- a CDS encoding AI-2E family transporter yields the protein MNFKENSISSIVLRSAFFGLIALTILIGIVGVKFLAIPLLISGIHFYIFHGVVDYFESRGIHRAFTIIIIFSVLIIGAYWFLAFYLPNLFEKAQPIVSEWSIKMDDPNFQLLDFTKLPVVSKNPELWKKIINPEEIAKLATNNLEEFLRGIVVMIPTFISWMIIIPIISFFLLLDANLIYKTMISFIPNRFFEMFLMVFYRMNQQITSYLKSLVIQCGIMALVSSIGFYFVGVKFFVLFGVFLGVANSIPYLGPLVGAIPPILFAILFPEMSPSIGSIASVVIVAQLVDNAIVQPVVIANAVSLHPLAILIGIAVGGNFFGIFGMLLAIPVLSILKVTIGILYHALKEHQII
- the ung gene encoding uracil-DNA glycosylase; amino-acid sequence: MKDIQIESSWKEVLSEEFQKPYFTELREWVRERYNSTTVYPPAKLIFQAFDLCPFDEVQVVILGQDPYHGPGQAHGLCFSVKEGITLPPSLQNIFKEIQDDIQKPIPKSGDLTYLAKQGVFLLNATLTVEKDKAGSHQNKGWEVFTDAVIRILAEKKSNLVFLLWGAFAQKKEILIPPNKHLVLKSAHPSPLSAYRGFLGNRHFSKTNDYLRSIGKQSIDW